In Paenibacillus guangzhouensis, a single window of DNA contains:
- a CDS encoding FMN-binding protein: MKKISVLFLTTALVMGLLAGCGGKTETAKPETTTESTTTDKTTAEQGTYADGTYYAEQPEFKDGWKYAVTLKVEGGKITSADWNGINEAGGPDKKTLSKEGKYGMKDKGKAQGEWHEEAEKAEQFLIEKQDPKAITTNAEGKTDAISGVTITVSPFAELAEKALAAGVVEPGPYKDGAYHAEEANFDDGGYKYTVDLTVLNGNIVAANWDAQAKDGGDTKKKLSKDGKYGMKEKGNAAGEWHEEALKAEQFLIEKQDPAAFAPNAEGKSDAVSGVTITVSPFVDLVTKALEGAKK, translated from the coding sequence ATGAAAAAAATATCTGTATTATTTCTGACAACGGCACTTGTTATGGGACTACTTGCAGGATGCGGTGGCAAAACAGAAACTGCGAAGCCAGAAACAACAACAGAGTCTACTACAACTGACAAAACAACTGCAGAGCAAGGCACATATGCAGATGGAACATATTATGCTGAACAACCTGAGTTCAAAGATGGCTGGAAATACGCTGTAACATTGAAAGTCGAAGGCGGTAAGATTACTTCCGCGGATTGGAATGGTATTAACGAAGCCGGCGGCCCGGATAAGAAAACTCTATCCAAAGAAGGCAAGTACGGCATGAAAGATAAAGGTAAAGCACAAGGCGAATGGCATGAAGAAGCTGAGAAAGCTGAGCAATTCTTGATCGAGAAGCAAGATCCAAAAGCGATCACAACAAACGCAGAAGGTAAAACAGACGCAATCTCAGGCGTAACGATCACGGTCAGCCCATTCGCAGAATTAGCTGAAAAAGCACTAGCAGCAGGCGTTGTTGAGCCAGGTCCTTATAAAGACGGAGCGTACCACGCAGAAGAAGCTAATTTTGATGATGGCGGCTATAAATATACAGTAGATCTTACGGTATTGAACGGTAACATCGTAGCTGCGAACTGGGACGCACAAGCTAAAGACGGCGGCGACACCAAGAAGAAATTATCCAAAGATGGTAAATACGGCATGAAAGAAAAAGGCAATGCAGCTGGCGAATGGCATGAAGAAGCGCTTAAAGCTGAGCAATTCTTGATCGAGAAGCAAGATCCAGCAGCATTTGCTCCAAATGCAGAAGGTAAATCTGATGCAGTATCCGGCGTGACAATCACTGTGAGCCCGTTTGTTGATTTGGTTACCAAAGCACTTGAAGGTGCTAAAAAGTAA
- a CDS encoding glycoside hydrolase family 73 protein: protein MDPQQFIARIAPMAVLSMYQTGIPASLTIAQAALESSWGSSSLTVKQNNLFGIKGGNSSWTTTEYGPDGKPYTIKASFRAYASWQESIDDHAKLLLNGTRDNPTRYRKVVDADYRTAAQAVYQGGYATDPNYPKLLIQLIEQYHLYVYDATSTEEENTLNLTTNQQTMLVTAIDDLIKKGYITDPSWLDKAKKGELTLSELTWLNTIVLTRLK, encoded by the coding sequence ATGGATCCACAACAGTTCATCGCAAGAATAGCACCTATGGCGGTTCTCAGCATGTATCAGACAGGCATCCCTGCCTCTTTAACGATTGCACAAGCGGCGCTAGAGAGCTCCTGGGGAAGTTCATCCTTGACCGTGAAGCAGAACAACTTGTTCGGGATCAAAGGCGGAAATAGCTCCTGGACGACGACAGAGTATGGACCCGATGGCAAGCCGTATACGATAAAGGCGTCATTCCGTGCTTATGCCAGTTGGCAAGAATCGATTGATGACCATGCGAAGCTGCTGCTGAACGGAACTAGAGATAATCCAACGCGTTATCGTAAGGTTGTTGACGCGGACTACAGAACGGCAGCACAGGCCGTATATCAAGGCGGATATGCAACGGATCCGAATTATCCGAAGCTCCTGATCCAATTGATCGAACAGTATCATTTATACGTGTATGATGCCACATCGACAGAGGAGGAGAATACATTGAACTTGACGACAAATCAACAGACGATGCTCGTGACAGCGATTGATGATCTCATTAAAAAGGGGTACATTACCGATCCGAGCTGGCTAGATAAAGCGAAGAAAGGTGAGCTTACACTATCAGAACTAACTTGGTTGAATACCATCGTATTGACGCGATTAAAATAG
- a CDS encoding fumarylacetoacetate hydrolase family protein, translated as MKLLTFIEEGQQCLGVHTDHGVLDVARAAAGDEHAPRNVMDVIKGGQAAVDKLQSIVDSYGTAGVALRDESTITYGPCVTAPNKIICVGLNYKKHAEETNAPIPAYPILFNKFNNTLTSHQAEIAVPNVTKELDYEAELVIVIGKNTKNVSREEALDHVFGYCAVNDLSARDLQMRTQQWLLGKTCDDFSPLGPYLVSADEVGDPNQLYIRAIVNGEVRQNSNTSDMIFPCDEIVSYISKHMTLVPGDIILTGTPEGVVLGLPPEQRVYLQPGDVVTIEIEKLGSLTNRFIAEA; from the coding sequence GTGAAACTATTAACATTTATTGAAGAGGGGCAGCAGTGTCTTGGTGTTCATACAGACCACGGTGTTCTAGACGTGGCTCGTGCAGCAGCTGGAGACGAGCACGCACCACGAAATGTCATGGATGTGATCAAAGGCGGACAAGCAGCAGTGGATAAGCTGCAATCGATCGTTGATTCATACGGCACCGCGGGTGTTGCACTACGCGATGAGTCGACCATCACATACGGGCCATGTGTGACGGCACCGAACAAAATCATTTGTGTAGGCCTGAACTACAAGAAGCATGCGGAAGAGACGAATGCTCCGATTCCGGCGTATCCGATTCTATTTAATAAATTCAATAATACATTGACTTCTCATCAAGCCGAGATCGCCGTGCCGAACGTCACGAAGGAACTCGATTATGAAGCGGAGCTTGTCATCGTGATCGGGAAGAATACGAAGAACGTATCCCGTGAGGAAGCATTAGACCATGTATTTGGTTATTGTGCCGTGAACGATCTATCCGCGCGGGATCTGCAAATGCGTACGCAACAATGGCTGTTAGGCAAAACATGCGATGACTTCAGCCCACTGGGTCCTTACCTCGTATCAGCTGATGAAGTCGGCGACCCGAATCAGCTCTACATTCGTGCGATTGTGAACGGTGAAGTGCGTCAGAATTCGAATACATCGGATATGATTTTCCCATGTGATGAGATCGTCAGCTACATCTCGAAGCATATGACATTGGTGCCTGGGGATATCATCCTGACAGGTACACCGGAAGGCGTCGTGCTTGGTTTGCCTCCAGAACAACGCGTCTACCTGCAGCCAGGGGATGTTGTAACCATTGAGATCGAGAAGCTTGGTTCTCTAACAAACCGCTTCATAGCTGAGGCATAA
- a CDS encoding SDR family NAD(P)-dependent oxidoreductase, whose amino-acid sequence MRLQDKVTLITGSGSGIGKSSAKRFAEEGAIVIINDLNEEHGLAAAAEIVSAGGRAHFIRADVTKADQVQAMVAEIIERYGRIDVLFNNAGVSGVGRLHEIEEDAWDRVININIKGVFLPCKYVLPHMMEAKSGSIINMSSCIAEIGLAQRGSYSTTKGAVLSLTKSMQVDYAPYNIRVNALLPGTILTPFVEDYLKKSYGDNQEAAYASLKTRQLSGDLGRPEDVAQAALFLASDESKFMMGSPLYIDGGVVFGKNA is encoded by the coding sequence ATGAGATTACAGGATAAAGTGACGTTAATTACAGGATCAGGCTCAGGGATCGGGAAAAGTTCTGCGAAACGATTTGCCGAAGAAGGAGCAATCGTTATCATTAATGATCTGAACGAAGAGCATGGCCTGGCAGCTGCGGCTGAGATCGTAAGTGCAGGCGGGCGTGCCCATTTCATTCGTGCGGATGTAACCAAAGCGGATCAAGTGCAAGCGATGGTCGCCGAAATCATCGAGCGTTACGGTCGTATCGATGTCCTCTTCAACAACGCAGGCGTAAGCGGTGTGGGTCGTCTGCATGAAATCGAAGAAGACGCATGGGACCGTGTCATCAATATCAACATCAAAGGCGTATTCCTGCCATGTAAGTATGTACTCCCTCATATGATGGAAGCGAAGTCGGGATCAATCATCAATATGTCATCTTGTATCGCTGAAATCGGTCTCGCACAACGGGGGTCTTATTCGACGACCAAAGGTGCGGTGCTATCGTTAACGAAGTCGATGCAAGTGGACTATGCGCCATATAATATCCGTGTGAATGCCCTGCTCCCAGGGACCATTCTTACACCTTTCGTAGAAGATTATCTGAAGAAGTCCTACGGCGATAATCAAGAGGCCGCATATGCTTCTCTGAAGACGCGCCAATTAAGCGGCGATTTGGGCCGACCTGAAGATGTAGCGCAAGCTGCGCTGTTCCTTGCTTCAGACGAATCGAAATTTATGATGGGTTCTCCGCTCTATATTGACGGCGGCGTTGTATTCGGCAAAAATGCTTAA
- a CDS encoding SDR family NAD(P)-dependent oxidoreductase: protein MKRLQSKIALVTGGSRGIGEAIVIRLAEEGADVAINYASENSLALAEQVKAQVEALGQRAIVVRADVGKKSEVEAMFAQVEAELGPVDILVNNAGIAPFESFMHVSEETWDRTYNTNVKAIFLASQIAAKGMIERRYGKIVNVLSTASLVVTSPVIPHYQSSKAAANMLTKGMAIELGKFNINVNAVGPSTVDTDMCTDYLADPRIRQQEVEANPMKRLGTARQIGDAVVFLASEEAMQVNGHLLMVDGGLTVKAAQPDDHMER from the coding sequence ATGAAACGTTTGCAATCAAAAATCGCACTAGTAACCGGAGGAAGCCGTGGTATTGGTGAGGCCATCGTCATTCGTCTGGCTGAAGAAGGGGCAGATGTTGCAATCAACTATGCATCCGAGAATAGTCTCGCGTTAGCGGAGCAAGTGAAAGCACAGGTTGAGGCGCTTGGTCAACGCGCCATCGTCGTACGTGCCGATGTTGGCAAAAAATCCGAGGTAGAGGCGATGTTCGCTCAGGTCGAAGCCGAGCTCGGACCAGTCGATATCCTCGTTAACAATGCTGGGATCGCGCCGTTCGAATCCTTCATGCACGTATCGGAAGAGACATGGGATCGTACGTACAACACGAACGTGAAGGCGATTTTCCTCGCTTCGCAGATCGCAGCGAAAGGCATGATCGAACGTCGATACGGTAAAATCGTTAACGTCTTATCGACAGCTAGCCTTGTCGTGACAAGTCCGGTTATCCCGCACTACCAATCCTCGAAAGCCGCAGCGAATATGCTGACGAAAGGGATGGCGATCGAACTCGGCAAATTCAACATTAATGTCAATGCGGTAGGCCCAAGCACAGTCGACACGGATATGTGTACCGATTACTTGGCTGATCCAAGAATTCGTCAGCAAGAAGTTGAAGCGAATCCAATGAAACGCCTAGGCACGGCGCGTCAAATTGGTGATGCAGTTGTCTTCTTGGCATCCGAAGAAGCGATGCAAGTGAACGGTCATCTGCTCATGGTCGATGGCGGCTTAACCGTCAAAGCTGCACAGCCTGATGATCATATGGAACGTTAA
- a CDS encoding UxaA family hydrolase, which yields MDFIKGYHRANGEYGIRNHLLVIPTVICANQVCNRISQTVPGTVSIPHQHGCSQIGADKVRTFETLAGTGKNPNVGAVIIVSLGCEVIDPHELAKDIGTTGKPVEVIDIQEVGGSVKAIQKGIEIAKRLRAELDQQPIVNMPISELRIGVKCGGSDATSGMASNPALGVASDILIEKGGTVVISETTEIIGAEHVMAARCSSKEVADKLYHFIERFEVEINRMGADMRGGNPSPGNIAGGLSTIEEKSLGCISKCGTSPLVGAFEYAEAIPGKGLYFMDSPGNDIECVSGMAASGVHLVCFTTGRGTPTGAAVIPVIKITGNERVFKSMNDNLDVDVSAMLAGTLGLNEAGESIWQEIVEVADGKETKAEILGHQEFSINRIGPTL from the coding sequence ATGGACTTTATTAAAGGTTATCACCGCGCCAACGGCGAATACGGTATTCGAAATCATTTGTTAGTTATTCCGACGGTCATTTGCGCGAATCAAGTATGTAATCGTATTAGCCAGACGGTTCCTGGAACCGTTTCCATCCCGCATCAACATGGCTGCAGTCAGATTGGCGCGGATAAAGTACGTACGTTCGAGACACTCGCAGGTACAGGGAAGAACCCGAATGTCGGGGCAGTCATTATTGTAAGCCTAGGCTGTGAAGTGATCGACCCGCATGAGCTTGCGAAGGATATTGGGACGACGGGCAAACCGGTTGAGGTCATTGACATTCAAGAAGTGGGCGGTTCGGTGAAGGCGATCCAGAAAGGTATCGAAATCGCGAAACGTCTACGTGCAGAGCTTGATCAGCAGCCAATCGTCAATATGCCAATCAGCGAACTGCGAATTGGTGTGAAGTGCGGCGGATCTGATGCAACGTCAGGGATGGCTTCTAACCCGGCGCTGGGCGTAGCGTCAGACATCTTGATCGAAAAAGGCGGCACCGTTGTAATTAGTGAGACGACGGAAATTATCGGTGCAGAGCATGTCATGGCTGCGCGCTGCAGCTCGAAGGAAGTTGCCGACAAGCTCTACCATTTTATCGAACGGTTCGAGGTCGAGATTAATCGAATGGGCGCAGATATGCGCGGCGGCAACCCGAGCCCAGGGAACATTGCGGGCGGATTGTCTACGATTGAAGAGAAGTCTCTTGGCTGTATTAGCAAATGCGGTACGTCGCCGCTCGTTGGTGCATTTGAATATGCCGAAGCGATTCCAGGTAAAGGTCTCTACTTCATGGATTCCCCGGGAAATGACATCGAATGCGTATCAGGTATGGCTGCAAGCGGCGTACACCTTGTCTGCTTCACGACAGGACGCGGTACACCAACAGGCGCAGCGGTTATTCCGGTCATTAAGATTACAGGGAACGAGCGCGTCTTCAAGTCCATGAACGATAACTTGGATGTCGACGTAAGCGCGATGCTGGCGGGTACGCTTGGGCTGAACGAAGCTGGCGAATCCATCTGGCAAGAAATCGTCGAAGTCGCAGACGGTAAAGAGACCAAAGCCGAAATTTTAGGTCACCAAGAATTCAGTATCAACCGTATTGGACCAACATTGTAA
- a CDS encoding UxaA family hydrolase, whose amino-acid sequence MAGEVVAGADALVVDEKDHVATALKDIQAGDTIHYRSKDQLVTVVALDPIPFGHKVALVDMEEGTHVMKYGEVIGRATIKIERGRHVHVHNVEGIRGRGDQSQGA is encoded by the coding sequence ATGGCAGGAGAAGTTGTGGCTGGAGCGGATGCGCTCGTCGTCGATGAGAAGGATCATGTTGCGACTGCGCTGAAGGACATCCAAGCAGGAGATACGATTCATTACCGAAGCAAAGATCAGCTTGTGACGGTTGTAGCGCTGGATCCGATCCCATTCGGACATAAAGTTGCGCTTGTAGATATGGAAGAAGGCACGCATGTGATGAAGTATGGGGAAGTCATCGGACGTGCAACGATAAAGATCGAACGCGGTCGTCATGTTCATGTGCATAATGTGGAAGGGATTCGCGGCAGAGGAGATCAAAGTCAAGGGGCATAA